From the genome of Vitis riparia cultivar Riparia Gloire de Montpellier isolate 1030 chromosome 2, EGFV_Vit.rip_1.0, whole genome shotgun sequence, one region includes:
- the LOC117904442 gene encoding uncharacterized protein LOC117904442 isoform X1, translating to MEVNFVLLLGFLLVLLAVDSSYGADSEVKKLPNSGLDPKKTVVSTHTNIPNETLSGSDSGLDSLKAEQAKKDEDQVGIAKEGVESTREKISSIKQLDSKEADNEQTGKGSLSKELATEGGDNKKEKPGDGSKSKQASKEGGNEEVLESSKPGKKESLQGEECDPSNQCVDDINKLVACLRVPGNDSPDLSLLIQNKGKTALTVTISAPDFVKLESTKIELQEKEDKKVKVSIRNGGSDNSIVLTAGKGRCSLDFKDLIAQIAQKGTDNIPESTDGNFLTRTSSLAFLFLVALVAAASAWICISFKRKYFPSSGSKYQKLDMELPLSGGGKVEADINDGWDNSWGDTWDDEEAPKTPSMPLTPSLSARGLAARRLSKEGWKD from the exons atggaggtaaattttgttcttcttctgGGTTTCCTTCTGGTACTGCTTGCCGTTGACTCCTCCTATGGTGCTGATTCAGAG GTAAAGAAACTTCCAAACTCGGGTTTAGATCCGAAAAAAACTGTTGTTTCGACTCATACCAACATCCCCAATGAGACATTGAGCGGGTCAGACTCAGGTTTAGATTCTTTGAAAGCTGAGCAAGCAAAAAAGGATGAAGATCAAGTAGGTATAGCAAAGGAGGGAGTTGAGAGTACAAGAGAGAAGATCAGTTCAATTAAGCAATTGGATTCAAAAGAAGCTGATAATGAACAAACAGGAAAGGGCAGTTTGAGTAAGGAGTTGGCAACCGAGGGTGGTgataacaaaaaggaaaagccTGGTGATGGGTCGAAATCCAAACAGGCGTCCAAAGAGGGAGGCAATGAAGAGGTTTTGGAATCTTCGAAGCCAGGGAAGAAGGAGAGCCTGCAGGGCGAAGAATGTGATCCATCTAATCAGTGTGTTGATGACATAAACAAATTGGTTGCCTGTTTAAGAGTTCCCGGAAATG ATTCTCCAGATCTTTCCCTTCTGATTCAGAACAAGGGGAAAACTGCTCTTACTGTTACAATATCTGCTCCTGATTTTGTTAAGCTAGAGAGCACAAAAATTGAACTCCAAgagaaagaagacaaaaag GTGAAAGTTTCTATCAGAAATGGTGGAAGTGACAACTCCATTGTTTTGACAGCGGGAAAAGGTCGTTGCAGTCTTGATTTCAAGGATCTGATAGCCCAGATTGCCCAGAAGGGAACTGATAACATTCCCGAGTCCACAGATGGTAATTTCCTGACAAGAACCTCTAGTTTAGCATTTCTATTCTTGGTTGCTCTAGTGGCAGCTGCATCAGCTTGGATCTGCATCAGTTTCAAACGGAAGTATTTCCCCAGCAGTGGCTCTAAATACCAAAAACTAGACATGGAGCTCCCGCTTTCAGGTGGGGGCAAAGTAGAAGCAGACATAAACGATGGCTGGGATAACAGTTGGGGCGATACTTGGGATGACGAAGAGGCGCCCAAGACGCCCTCAATGCCGCTTACCCCGAGCCTCTCGGCTAGAGGTCTTGCCGCACGGCGGCTGAGCAAGGAAGGATGGAAAGACTAG
- the LOC117904442 gene encoding uncharacterized protein LOC117904442 isoform X2, with product MERSGVFFKVKKLPNSGLDPKKTVVSTHTNIPNETLSGSDSGLDSLKAEQAKKDEDQVGIAKEGVESTREKISSIKQLDSKEADNEQTGKGSLSKELATEGGDNKKEKPGDGSKSKQASKEGGNEEVLESSKPGKKESLQGEECDPSNQCVDDINKLVACLRVPGNDSPDLSLLIQNKGKTALTVTISAPDFVKLESTKIELQEKEDKKVKVSIRNGGSDNSIVLTAGKGRCSLDFKDLIAQIAQKGTDNIPESTDGNFLTRTSSLAFLFLVALVAAASAWICISFKRKYFPSSGSKYQKLDMELPLSGGGKVEADINDGWDNSWGDTWDDEEAPKTPSMPLTPSLSARGLAARRLSKEGWKD from the exons ATGGAGAGAAGCGGCGTCTTTTTTAAG GTAAAGAAACTTCCAAACTCGGGTTTAGATCCGAAAAAAACTGTTGTTTCGACTCATACCAACATCCCCAATGAGACATTGAGCGGGTCAGACTCAGGTTTAGATTCTTTGAAAGCTGAGCAAGCAAAAAAGGATGAAGATCAAGTAGGTATAGCAAAGGAGGGAGTTGAGAGTACAAGAGAGAAGATCAGTTCAATTAAGCAATTGGATTCAAAAGAAGCTGATAATGAACAAACAGGAAAGGGCAGTTTGAGTAAGGAGTTGGCAACCGAGGGTGGTgataacaaaaaggaaaagccTGGTGATGGGTCGAAATCCAAACAGGCGTCCAAAGAGGGAGGCAATGAAGAGGTTTTGGAATCTTCGAAGCCAGGGAAGAAGGAGAGCCTGCAGGGCGAAGAATGTGATCCATCTAATCAGTGTGTTGATGACATAAACAAATTGGTTGCCTGTTTAAGAGTTCCCGGAAATG ATTCTCCAGATCTTTCCCTTCTGATTCAGAACAAGGGGAAAACTGCTCTTACTGTTACAATATCTGCTCCTGATTTTGTTAAGCTAGAGAGCACAAAAATTGAACTCCAAgagaaagaagacaaaaag GTGAAAGTTTCTATCAGAAATGGTGGAAGTGACAACTCCATTGTTTTGACAGCGGGAAAAGGTCGTTGCAGTCTTGATTTCAAGGATCTGATAGCCCAGATTGCCCAGAAGGGAACTGATAACATTCCCGAGTCCACAGATGGTAATTTCCTGACAAGAACCTCTAGTTTAGCATTTCTATTCTTGGTTGCTCTAGTGGCAGCTGCATCAGCTTGGATCTGCATCAGTTTCAAACGGAAGTATTTCCCCAGCAGTGGCTCTAAATACCAAAAACTAGACATGGAGCTCCCGCTTTCAGGTGGGGGCAAAGTAGAAGCAGACATAAACGATGGCTGGGATAACAGTTGGGGCGATACTTGGGATGACGAAGAGGCGCCCAAGACGCCCTCAATGCCGCTTACCCCGAGCCTCTCGGCTAGAGGTCTTGCCGCACGGCGGCTGAGCAAGGAAGGATGGAAAGACTAG